One genomic region from Bacilli bacterium encodes:
- the ligA gene encoding NAD-dependent DNA ligase LigA, which translates to MNDLLRIKELRATLEKFNYEYYVLDNPSVSDAEYDRLMNELTMLEKEHPEAYDALSPSQRVGGQVISEFKKVKHKRRMISLANAFNEDEMIDFDHRVKELLGTDGPIKYMAEMKIDGLAMSLDYGDGRLNYAATRGDGDVGEDVTSNVITIKSIPTKISVSAPLEVRGEVYMPKASLNELNRLQSSDGKPLFANARNAAAGSIRNLDSSVAASRKLDAYWYYFVNADEFKVHSHSEALNFIQKLGFRTNPERRICNGIEEVLEYIKEYTLKRPTLAYDIDGIVVKVDNIDDWDVLGYTAKTPRWAIAYKFPPEEVTTTLKDIVFTVGRTGKITPNAVLSPVRVAGSLVQRATLHNEDFILERELRVGDQVILRKAGDVIPEVVGVSQGKRTGDEKPFAMITHCPECGTPLIKVEAMHFCPNENCPARNVEALIHFASRPAMDIDGLGEKIIELFFNEHFLVDIPSIYHLNEHREAIIEMDGFSHKSIDNLLLAIEASKNQSLERLIFGLGIREIGEKTAKILAIKYLSLNRLLEAEYDELCAIDDIGPVAAQSIIDYAHDEHNRAMIKGLDNVGVNMNYLGPMVRSDSFFSNKTVVLTGTLEKYGRREATEMLENLGAHVSGSVSKATDIVIYGNEAGSKLDKAQKLGVLTMDEDEFISHLGM; encoded by the coding sequence ATGAATGATTTGCTTCGTATAAAAGAGTTGCGCGCCACATTAGAAAAATTCAATTACGAGTATTACGTACTTGATAATCCATCGGTCAGTGATGCAGAATATGATCGGCTCATGAATGAACTTACGATGCTTGAAAAAGAACATCCCGAAGCCTACGATGCGCTTTCCCCTTCGCAAAGAGTGGGTGGTCAAGTAATAAGCGAGTTCAAAAAAGTGAAGCATAAACGCCGGATGATATCATTGGCGAATGCTTTTAATGAGGACGAAATGATTGATTTCGATCACCGGGTAAAAGAGCTGTTAGGCACGGATGGTCCAATTAAATATATGGCGGAAATGAAAATTGATGGGCTGGCCATGAGCCTCGACTATGGAGACGGACGACTCAATTACGCGGCTACTAGAGGCGATGGTGACGTAGGTGAAGATGTGACCAGCAACGTCATTACTATCAAGTCGATTCCAACTAAAATATCCGTAAGCGCCCCTTTAGAAGTCAGAGGGGAAGTTTATATGCCGAAAGCCTCTTTGAATGAGTTAAATCGCCTTCAAAGTAGCGATGGGAAACCGCTTTTTGCCAATGCCCGCAATGCCGCTGCGGGGAGTATTCGTAACCTCGATAGTTCGGTTGCGGCCTCAAGGAAACTGGATGCCTATTGGTACTATTTCGTCAATGCTGACGAATTTAAAGTTCATTCACACAGCGAAGCACTTAATTTTATTCAAAAACTTGGTTTTAGAACAAACCCTGAACGAAGAATTTGTAATGGAATTGAAGAGGTTTTAGAGTACATAAAAGAATATACCTTAAAGCGGCCAACGCTTGCTTATGATATTGATGGTATCGTGGTTAAAGTTGATAACATCGATGATTGGGATGTGCTGGGATATACCGCTAAAACTCCTCGTTGGGCTATTGCCTACAAATTTCCACCCGAAGAGGTAACCACGACTTTAAAAGATATTGTTTTCACTGTCGGAAGAACGGGGAAAATAACTCCCAACGCGGTTCTTTCCCCTGTACGGGTAGCGGGATCTTTAGTTCAAAGAGCAACTCTACATAACGAGGATTTCATCTTAGAACGCGAACTTCGCGTGGGCGATCAGGTAATCTTAAGAAAAGCCGGCGATGTCATTCCGGAAGTGGTTGGGGTTTCGCAGGGAAAAAGAACTGGCGATGAGAAACCTTTTGCGATGATTACCCATTGTCCAGAGTGTGGTACGCCGTTGATAAAAGTTGAAGCAATGCATTTTTGCCCCAATGAAAATTGCCCGGCCCGAAATGTTGAAGCTCTGATCCATTTTGCATCTCGTCCGGCTATGGACATTGATGGACTCGGAGAAAAAATTATCGAACTCTTCTTTAATGAACATTTCTTAGTAGATATTCCAAGCATTTATCATTTAAATGAGCATCGGGAAGCTATCATTGAGATGGATGGTTTCTCGCACAAGTCAATCGATAATCTTCTATTGGCCATTGAAGCGTCAAAGAATCAATCGCTTGAGCGGCTCATATTTGGACTGGGAATTCGTGAAATTGGGGAGAAAACCGCTAAAATTCTCGCAATTAAATATTTATCGCTTAATCGCTTGTTAGAAGCGGAGTATGATGAACTATGTGCGATTGATGATATCGGACCGGTGGCCGCCCAATCAATCATTGACTATGCCCATGATGAGCATAATAGGGCAATGATTAAGGGCCTTGATAATGTTGGTGTAAATATGAACTATTTAGGGCCGATGGTTCGAAGCGATTCTTTCTTTTCGAATAAAACGGTTGTTTTAACGGGCACACTTGAAAAATATGGCCGCCGCGAAGCAACGGAGATGCTAGAAAATCTTGGAGCTCATGTCAGCGGAAGTGTCTCCAAAGCAACGGACATTGTCATTTACGGCAATGAGGCGGGAAGCAAATTGGACAAGGCGCAAAAATTAGGTGTGCTAACGATGGATGAAGACGAGTTTATATCTCATTTAGGAATGTAG
- the asnS gene encoding asparagine--tRNA ligase: protein MAQPEVIRYIYEMLVNGEEQDKQELVTEIELNGWVRTNRNNGSIGFMEINDGTYFKNAQIVYDKGEGFDFDTFSKINTGAAVQVIGNLVLTPDNKQPFEMHLKSFAVLGEVADDYPLQKKRHSFEFLRDIAHLRPRSNTFGAVFRLRSVLSMAIHTFFQSQGFVYVHTPIITGNDAEGAGETFKVASGKNNSFTEFFGKPVSLTVSGQLHVEAFAMAYRDVYTFGPTFRAEISNTVRHASEFWMIEPEIAFADLDDDMNLIEECIKYCISYVLDECDAEMEFFNQFIDKNLLERLHHVLSSDFKRMPYTEAISLLQEAVKNGHKFDNPNIYWGMDLQSEHERYITDSVVQGPVFLIDYPSEIKAFYMRQNDDGKTVAACDLLVPGVGELVGGSQREERYEILKAKMEELGNLKDLEWYLDLRKYGGCKHAGFGIGFDRLIMYLTGIQNIRDVQPFPRTPGSIRY from the coding sequence ATGGCACAACCAGAGGTAATTCGCTATATCTATGAGATGTTGGTTAATGGCGAAGAGCAAGACAAGCAAGAATTAGTGACGGAAATTGAACTGAATGGTTGGGTTAGAACCAATCGTAATAACGGCTCAATTGGTTTTATGGAAATTAACGATGGTACGTATTTTAAAAATGCGCAGATTGTTTACGATAAAGGTGAAGGCTTTGATTTTGACACCTTTAGTAAGATAAACACGGGAGCGGCCGTGCAAGTAATCGGCAATCTTGTCCTTACGCCGGACAATAAGCAACCATTTGAGATGCATTTAAAATCATTTGCGGTTTTAGGCGAAGTGGCGGACGACTATCCGCTTCAAAAGAAACGTCATAGTTTTGAGTTTTTGCGGGACATAGCCCACCTTCGTCCCCGTTCCAATACTTTCGGAGCGGTTTTTCGGTTACGGAGTGTGCTTTCGATGGCTATCCATACTTTTTTTCAATCACAGGGATTTGTCTATGTGCATACTCCCATTATCACCGGCAATGATGCTGAAGGAGCGGGAGAAACATTTAAAGTGGCAAGTGGCAAAAACAATTCATTTACAGAGTTTTTTGGCAAACCCGTGAGTTTGACGGTCTCCGGTCAGCTACATGTCGAAGCTTTTGCGATGGCCTATCGCGATGTATATACCTTTGGCCCGACATTTAGAGCTGAGATTAGCAATACTGTCCGGCATGCATCTGAGTTTTGGATGATTGAGCCGGAGATTGCTTTTGCGGATTTAGATGATGATATGAATCTTATCGAGGAATGCATCAAATATTGTATTTCCTATGTGCTTGACGAATGCGATGCCGAGATGGAATTCTTTAATCAATTTATTGATAAAAATCTTCTTGAACGACTTCATCATGTTTTAAGCAGCGATTTTAAGCGAATGCCATATACGGAAGCGATTTCGCTTCTTCAGGAAGCAGTTAAGAATGGTCATAAATTTGACAACCCAAATATTTATTGGGGCATGGACTTGCAAAGTGAACATGAGCGATATATTACGGATAGTGTAGTTCAAGGACCGGTTTTTCTTATAGATTATCCTTCGGAAATTAAAGCTTTCTACATGCGGCAAAATGATGACGGAAAAACCGTTGCTGCCTGCGATCTGCTTGTCCCGGGCGTCGGGGAATTAGTCGGCGGCTCCCAACGGGAAGAGCGGTATGAGATTTTGAAAGCAAAGATGGAGGAACTTGGTAATTTAAAAGATCTCGAGTGGTATCTGGATTTACGCAAATATGGTGGTTGCAAACATGCCGGCTTTGGCATTGGGTTTGATCGTTTGATAATGTACTTAACGGGCATACAAAATATTCGTGACGTTCAACCATTCCCCAGAACACCCGGATCAATTCGGTACTAG
- the rimI gene encoding ribosomal protein S18-alanine N-acetyltransferase, translating to MEEKKLLVRPMSEKDLPDVLEIENQGFISPWTESQFLYELNENPVATLMVLTYGEKVIGFVDFWITFDSACINQIAVTKELRGHKLGKLLMTDTIARIEGVEEVKAITLEVRVHNDVAINFYLSFDFDIVLTKKQYYDNGDDAYYMMKVVRE from the coding sequence ATGGAAGAAAAAAAATTACTAGTAAGACCAATGAGTGAAAAAGACCTTCCCGATGTTTTAGAAATTGAAAACCAAGGGTTTATTTCTCCTTGGACGGAAAGCCAGTTTTTGTATGAATTAAATGAGAATCCGGTAGCGACACTTATGGTGCTTACATATGGTGAAAAGGTGATAGGCTTTGTGGATTTTTGGATTACTTTTGACAGTGCATGCATCAATCAGATTGCCGTCACTAAGGAACTTCGCGGCCATAAGTTGGGAAAGTTGCTGATGACCGATACAATTGCGCGCATTGAGGGAGTGGAAGAAGTAAAAGCCATCACATTGGAAGTAAGGGTTCATAATGATGTGGCTATTAACTTTTATTTGAGTTTTGATTTTGATATTGTCCTTACTAAAAAGCAATATTACGACAATGGCGATGATGCATACTATATGATGAAAGTGGTGAGAGAATAA
- a CDS encoding aspartyl/glutamyl-tRNA amidotransferase subunit C — protein sequence MKEITIDVLKDAAQRLMFDMSDEQYAKLFDEFKIITRQMDLIGHIDGVDDAQPMTFPFASETDFMREDVPTEPLPVKEVLRNASEVLDNQIKLPKVVG from the coding sequence ATGAAAGAAATTACAATTGATGTTTTAAAAGATGCCGCTCAAAGATTAATGTTCGATATGAGCGATGAGCAATACGCTAAACTCTTCGACGAGTTTAAAATCATTACGCGCCAGATGGATTTAATTGGACATATCGACGGAGTGGATGATGCTCAACCGATGACCTTTCCGTTTGCGAGTGAAACCGACTTTATGCGGGAGGATGTCCCCACCGAACCTCTTCCGGTAAAAGAGGTGCTTCGTAATGCTTCAGAAGTACTTGATAATCAAATCAAACTTCCCAAGGTGGTAGGATGA
- a CDS encoding amidase family protein yields the protein MKKYSLYSVAELHDLLIKREVTPLELVQEAIRLLKEDENNVLEASMEKEALEAASSLGEPQADAPFWGIPVLVKDNYSTQNVESTASSDILNGYRPVFDAEVVARLKKQGAVLIGKTTLDELAMGGSGTTGHKGITYNPWDKKHERMMGGSSCGSAAAVAAGIVPFALGSDTGDSVRKPASFGGLVGFKPTWGRISRFGLFPFAPSLDHVGYFTRSVLDAALALEVLAGRDDKDATSSSRKVEKYSASFSGVKGKELAVIDNIVSSIKDKQNLNDFNSLLDKLAAEGAHINHVKMDAKLLNAIYPTYIVISCAEATSNNANLDGVKFGPRFGGSTYEEVMTNARTKGFSELIKRRFVIGSFALMKENQEVLFLRAQKARKLIVDAVNSILADNDSIILPAAPSIAPLFHEDADKLSDTYLVADNHLALGNFAGLPSITIPLSIEKGMPLGINIMGRPFEESTVLSIALVAEQITGLKGLCSGRDE from the coding sequence ATGAAAAAATATTCACTTTATTCCGTAGCCGAACTGCATGATTTACTAATTAAAAGGGAAGTCACTCCTTTAGAACTTGTTCAAGAAGCAATCCGGCTTTTAAAGGAAGATGAAAATAACGTTTTAGAAGCTTCAATGGAGAAGGAAGCTTTGGAGGCGGCATCAAGCCTTGGTGAGCCTCAAGCGGATGCCCCTTTTTGGGGAATTCCGGTTTTAGTAAAAGACAATTACTCAACACAGAATGTTGAAAGTACCGCCAGTTCAGATATATTAAATGGCTACCGCCCGGTCTTCGACGCTGAAGTGGTTGCTCGTCTTAAGAAGCAAGGGGCGGTTCTGATTGGTAAAACCACGCTTGATGAACTAGCGATGGGAGGAAGCGGAACGACTGGACATAAAGGCATTACCTATAATCCGTGGGACAAGAAACACGAACGAATGATGGGTGGTTCTTCCTGTGGCTCGGCCGCCGCCGTTGCGGCGGGAATAGTTCCTTTTGCCTTGGGCTCGGATACCGGAGATTCGGTTCGTAAACCGGCTTCTTTTGGTGGCCTGGTTGGCTTCAAACCAACCTGGGGACGGATTTCTCGTTTTGGGCTCTTTCCTTTTGCCCCTTCGCTTGATCACGTCGGATATTTTACCCGTTCCGTGCTCGATGCCGCTTTAGCGCTTGAGGTTTTAGCCGGTCGCGATGACAAGGATGCTACTTCCTCTTCACGGAAAGTGGAAAAATACAGCGCTTCTTTTTCGGGCGTTAAGGGAAAAGAATTAGCCGTTATTGACAATATAGTCAGCTCCATTAAAGATAAACAAAATCTTAATGATTTTAATTCCTTACTGGATAAATTGGCGGCTGAAGGAGCGCATATTAATCATGTCAAAATGGATGCTAAACTTCTCAATGCCATCTATCCGACATATATTGTTATTTCCTGTGCGGAAGCTACGAGTAATAATGCGAATTTAGACGGGGTTAAATTTGGCCCTCGCTTCGGCGGAAGCACCTATGAAGAAGTTATGACCAACGCTCGGACAAAGGGTTTCTCCGAACTTATTAAGCGCCGCTTTGTGATTGGCAGTTTCGCGCTTATGAAGGAAAATCAAGAAGTGCTGTTCTTAAGAGCACAGAAAGCGCGAAAATTAATTGTGGACGCGGTTAATTCCATCCTCGCCGACAATGACTCGATTATCCTTCCGGCGGCTCCGTCAATTGCCCCGTTATTTCATGAAGATGCCGACAAATTATCCGATACTTACCTAGTTGCCGACAATCATCTGGCATTGGGAAATTTTGCCGGCTTGCCGTCAATTACGATTCCTTTATCAATCGAAAAAGGTATGCCTCTCGGTATTAATATTATGGGACGCCCCTTTGAAGAAAGTACCGTTTTGTCGATTGCTTTAGTGGCTGAACAAATAACCGGCCTTAAGGGACTATGCAGCGGGAGGGATGAATGA
- the tsaE gene encoding tRNA (adenosine(37)-N6)-threonylcarbamoyltransferase complex ATPase subunit type 1 TsaE → MKYTFFTKSAAETTAFGSHIVEFLQAGDVITMTGDLGAGKTTLARGIASALKIEEKVISPTFNIMKCYFFGTIPLYHIDAYRLEDGNKDIGLEEYIEGDGICLIEWPQYIGELLPKERLEIRIINVGNDNREITLDSDGSEHYAQIILQLKEGI, encoded by the coding sequence ATGAAGTATACTTTTTTTACAAAATCAGCTGCGGAAACAACCGCTTTTGGTTCACATATTGTCGAATTTCTTCAAGCCGGAGACGTGATTACAATGACGGGGGATTTAGGCGCGGGGAAAACAACCTTGGCTCGAGGCATTGCGTCCGCCCTAAAAATTGAAGAAAAAGTTATCTCGCCGACTTTTAACATCATGAAATGCTATTTTTTTGGGACGATACCCCTCTATCATATTGATGCCTATCGTCTTGAAGATGGGAACAAAGATATTGGACTAGAGGAGTATATTGAAGGTGATGGCATCTGTCTTATCGAGTGGCCGCAGTATATCGGAGAGTTACTTCCCAAAGAAAGATTAGAAATTCGCATTATCAATGTGGGAAATGACAATCGCGAAATAACTTTGGACAGCGATGGCAGCGAACACTATGCGCAAATTATTTTGCAATTAAAAGAGGGCATATGA
- the tsaD gene encoding tRNA (adenosine(37)-N6)-threonylcarbamoyltransferase complex transferase subunit TsaD has translation MSTILAIESSCDETGVAIVRDGNLLCNIVSTQIEVHQKYGGVMPEIASRLHAENIGVCLQEALQKSGVKLEEVDAFAVTRGPGLIGALHVGLQAAKTLAMLYQKPLIPVHHLAAHIYANEYVAPMVFPLLAVVVSGGNSELVIMRDHLNFEIIGETKDDAVGECYDKVARVLGLPYPGGIPIDRLASTAEPIYSLPNPLHNGNTYDLSYSGLKTHIINLVNMAKMKGETIDVPGMCASFQKVAIGQIIDKSVRAAREYQVKQVVLAGGVSANSYLRSQLPEELKADNIPVIRPPMWCCTDQAAMIAKLAERLYTEHIFAPLTLGVDPNWPIDHFRDF, from the coding sequence ATGAGTACGATATTAGCAATTGAATCAAGTTGTGATGAGACCGGAGTGGCGATTGTTCGCGATGGTAATTTGCTGTGTAATATTGTTTCCACACAAATTGAAGTGCACCAAAAGTATGGCGGTGTAATGCCGGAAATTGCCAGCCGACTTCATGCAGAAAATATTGGAGTTTGCCTCCAAGAGGCCCTTCAAAAGAGCGGGGTTAAACTTGAGGAGGTTGATGCCTTTGCTGTCACGCGCGGACCGGGATTAATCGGCGCTCTTCACGTCGGACTTCAGGCGGCGAAAACTTTAGCCATGCTATATCAAAAGCCTTTAATTCCAGTTCATCATCTTGCCGCGCATATTTACGCAAACGAATATGTCGCTCCAATGGTTTTCCCGCTTTTGGCGGTGGTTGTAAGTGGAGGGAATTCAGAATTGGTGATTATGCGCGACCATCTTAATTTTGAAATTATCGGTGAGACAAAAGATGATGCTGTCGGTGAATGCTATGATAAGGTGGCTCGGGTATTGGGATTACCCTATCCGGGCGGAATTCCTATCGATCGTTTAGCATCTACAGCCGAACCCATATATTCTTTACCCAATCCGCTTCATAACGGAAATACCTATGACCTTTCGTACTCGGGATTAAAGACGCATATTATCAACTTAGTTAATATGGCAAAAATGAAGGGTGAGACAATTGACGTGCCAGGGATGTGCGCCTCTTTTCAAAAGGTTGCCATCGGGCAAATTATAGATAAATCGGTGCGAGCAGCCCGCGAATATCAGGTTAAGCAAGTTGTGCTGGCCGGTGGAGTTTCAGCCAACTCTTATCTTCGGAGTCAATTGCCTGAAGAATTAAAAGCGGATAATATTCCGGTCATTCGTCCGCCGATGTGGTGCTGCACCGATCAAGCAGCCATGATTGCCAAATTGGCTGAAAGATTATATACGGAGCATATTTTTGCACCTTTAACTCTCGGTGTTGATCCAAACTGGCCGATTGATCATTTTCGTGATTTTTGA
- a CDS encoding 3'-5' exonuclease: MDFQKLLNERQYEAVTTASQNVRIIAGAGSGKTRVLTYRIAFLVEEMKVRPWNILAITFTNKVANEMRERAKTLVPEDMGAYLKVMTFHSFCARFLREEITNIGYPSTFTILDEDDQKRLMKTIASEEGYQKSDEIIKLSLAYLSNKKMLGLYPDDDTESKVERFPREKECRHLWSLYESRLAAMFMLDFDDLLLKAIQILRDFPSTRIKWQNRYQHILIDEFQDTNDVQFQLLTYLLKPTTALYVVGDPDQTIYTWRGANQNIILDIDKRFPALETIILDRNYRSTQSILEAANRLIDNNKKRVKKDLFTENEKGNPVVIKRTFSGDEEASWVADQINSLKAIDPEFSYKKVALLYRSSYLTLPFETAFTNRHIPYVIYGGIRFYQRKEIKDVVAYWHLLINAKDDISFERVVNVPRRNVGEKSLALLKDEARKNEYSLLEYLLFYKDEFQSSLREKLLTNLTSLAKTIDFYAKKLNANQEIFSDILREYIREVGYFDYLIEDKEEGPERLENIEALFSDALNYIKNNQDGTFIDYLNNITLQSAQDEMGSGDFVSLMTVHTAKGLEYPYVFVVGLNEGVFPSNRSLEENGYIGLEEERRLCYVAFTRAEKRLYLSCNADYSYVLQAKKIPSRFFKEAKLDFEIHRNYHSSLSDDTPLFTDKKFGGGSKPTEDKKVNGETWQKGDYLYHKVFGRGRVIEVIDNSILDVDFETVGRKRMMANHPSLEKVKNEGDLS, translated from the coding sequence ATGGATTTTCAAAAATTATTAAATGAGCGCCAATATGAAGCTGTAACTACGGCCTCACAAAATGTACGGATAATTGCCGGAGCCGGGAGCGGTAAGACCCGGGTCTTAACATATCGTATTGCCTTTTTGGTTGAAGAAATGAAAGTTCGCCCTTGGAATATACTCGCCATCACGTTTACTAACAAAGTGGCGAATGAAATGCGCGAACGGGCTAAAACGCTAGTTCCCGAAGATATGGGCGCGTATTTAAAAGTCATGACTTTCCATTCTTTTTGCGCTCGTTTTTTGCGTGAAGAGATTACCAATATTGGCTACCCGTCGACCTTTACTATTTTAGATGAAGATGATCAAAAGCGCTTAATGAAGACGATAGCTAGTGAAGAAGGGTATCAAAAATCCGATGAAATCATCAAATTGTCTTTAGCATATCTTTCCAATAAAAAAATGTTGGGCCTCTATCCGGATGATGATACTGAGAGCAAAGTAGAACGCTTTCCGCGAGAAAAAGAATGCCGCCACCTTTGGTCATTATATGAGTCGCGCTTAGCGGCGATGTTTATGCTTGATTTTGATGATTTGCTGTTGAAGGCCATTCAAATTCTTCGTGATTTTCCTTCCACGCGCATTAAGTGGCAAAATCGCTATCAGCACATATTGATTGATGAGTTCCAAGATACAAATGATGTTCAGTTCCAGCTTCTTACTTATCTGCTTAAACCAACAACAGCCTTATATGTGGTTGGCGATCCCGATCAGACAATCTATACGTGGCGGGGAGCAAATCAAAACATTATCCTTGATATTGACAAGCGTTTTCCAGCACTAGAAACCATTATTCTTGATCGTAACTACCGTTCTACTCAAAGCATTCTCGAAGCGGCCAACCGACTGATTGACAATAATAAAAAGCGGGTTAAAAAAGACCTTTTTACCGAAAATGAAAAGGGTAATCCGGTGGTTATTAAGCGAACATTTTCCGGCGACGAAGAAGCCTCTTGGGTGGCCGACCAAATCAATAGTTTGAAGGCCATCGATCCGGAATTTTCTTATAAAAAAGTGGCCTTATTATATCGTTCTAGTTATTTGACGCTTCCGTTTGAAACGGCGTTTACCAATCGGCATATTCCCTATGTCATATATGGCGGTATTCGATTTTATCAACGGAAGGAGATCAAAGATGTTGTTGCTTATTGGCATCTGTTGATCAATGCGAAAGATGACATTTCCTTTGAAAGAGTGGTGAATGTTCCCCGGCGCAACGTTGGTGAGAAATCACTGGCTTTATTAAAGGATGAAGCAAGAAAAAATGAATATTCTTTATTGGAATATCTTTTATTTTATAAGGATGAATTTCAGAGTTCGCTGCGAGAGAAACTATTGACGAACTTGACCTCTCTAGCTAAGACTATTGACTTTTACGCCAAAAAATTGAATGCCAATCAGGAAATATTTTCCGATATTCTGCGTGAATACATTCGCGAAGTTGGATATTTTGATTATTTAATTGAAGATAAGGAAGAGGGACCCGAGCGGCTGGAAAACATTGAAGCTTTATTTAGTGATGCACTGAATTATATAAAAAACAATCAAGACGGAACGTTTATCGATTATCTTAACAATATAACTTTGCAAAGTGCCCAGGACGAAATGGGAAGTGGAGATTTCGTATCGCTGATGACGGTCCATACGGCGAAGGGTCTAGAATATCCATATGTTTTTGTGGTTGGATTAAACGAAGGCGTTTTTCCCAGCAATCGTAGTTTAGAGGAAAACGGCTATATTGGGCTGGAGGAAGAACGCCGCTTATGTTATGTGGCTTTTACTCGGGCGGAAAAAAGGTTATATTTATCCTGTAATGCCGATTATTCATATGTGCTCCAGGCTAAAAAAATTCCCAGTCGCTTCTTTAAAGAAGCAAAGCTTGACTTTGAAATTCATCGTAACTATCACTCGTCATTAAGCGATGATACGCCGCTATTTACGGATAAGAAGTTTGGCGGCGGATCAAAACCGACGGAAGATAAAAAAGTTAACGGGGAAACGTGGCAAAAAGGCGATTATCTTTATCACAAAGTCTTTGGCCGCGGGCGAGTAATTGAAGTTATCGACAATAGTATTCTTGATGTTGATTTCGAGACTGTTGGCCGCAAGCGCATGATGGCCAACCATCCATCTTTGGAAAAGGTAAAGAATGAAGGTGATCTTTCATGA
- the tsaB gene encoding tRNA (adenosine(37)-N6)-threonylcarbamoyltransferase complex dimerization subunit type 1 TsaB translates to MITLLLDSSGTNMSVGLMESNQLLDEINEEAWQRQSEKMVPAIDFLLKKHQLDRRDIEKIIVGIGPGSYTGVRIAVTIAKVIAVALKIDIYPVSSLAILAHYEQPTVCLLNARSNRSYVGVYEQGKTILADTIMSNDEVKDYLLLHPDYLISGKVSYLGLKEVPQDPLATMVQLAPSLKAASQPLAVNPVYLKD, encoded by the coding sequence ATGATTACTTTATTATTGGATAGTTCCGGCACAAATATGTCGGTAGGCTTGATGGAGAGCAATCAGCTTTTGGATGAAATCAATGAAGAAGCCTGGCAAAGACAAAGCGAGAAAATGGTGCCGGCAATTGATTTTCTTTTAAAGAAACACCAACTTGATCGCCGCGATATAGAAAAAATTATCGTAGGGATCGGACCCGGTTCTTATACTGGGGTACGAATTGCCGTGACGATAGCGAAAGTTATCGCCGTGGCTTTAAAAATAGATATTTATCCGGTTTCTTCCCTCGCGATATTAGCCCATTATGAACAGCCCACGGTTTGTTTACTCAACGCGCGGAGCAATCGTTCATATGTCGGTGTTTATGAGCAAGGAAAGACCATTTTGGCGGATACTATTATGAGCAATGATGAAGTTAAGGACTACCTTTTATTACATCCCGATTACTTGATTTCGGGAAAAGTTTCCTATCTTGGGTTGAAAGAAGTGCCTCAAGATCCGTTGGCAACAATGGTCCAACTGGCACCAAGTTTAAAAGCGGCTTCACAGCCGCTGGCCGTCAATCCGGTTTATTTAAAGGACTGA